Below is a genomic region from Microbulbifer sp. ALW1.
CTCGCGAATACGGTCCTTCAGGTTTTCATCGCTGTAATTGATTACCTCATCGGCGCCCACATCGCGGCAAAAAGCCAGCTTTTCAGCGCTGGAAGCACAGGCGATAACCCGAGCCCCCATCAGTTTACCCAGTTGGATCGCGGTTACACCGACACCACCGGCTGCACCCAGCACCACCAGGGTTTCGCCCTGTTTCAGCTGCGCGCGCTGTTTAAACGCATAGTAGGAAGTGGCGTAGGTAATGCAGAATCCCGCCGCCTGCGGGAAGTCCAGCTGCTCGGGCATCGGCATCAGTAACTTGTGATCCACGTTGACCAGTTCCGCAAAGGCCGCAAGCCCCGGCATCGCAATTACCCGATCACCAGCCTTGAAACCCTTCACCGATTCGCCTACTTCGCGAATAATACCGGCACATTCGCCACCGGCCACAAACGGCAGCTCGGGTTTCACCTGGTACTTTCCCTGCACCATCAGGCCATCGGGAAAGTTCACGCCCGCGGCGTGCACTTCCAGCCGTACCTCGTGAGGCTGCAGAGCGGGCAATTGCCAATCGCGGATTTTCAGATTTTCTACCGGGCCAAAGGCCTCACATACCAGAGCTTGCATCGCTGCCCTCCTGTTACCGAATCAATGGATCAAACGACTTCAAACAGGCCGGCTGCGCCCATTCCGC
It encodes:
- a CDS encoding NADPH:quinone oxidoreductase family protein, translating into MQALVCEAFGPVENLKIRDWQLPALQPHEVRLEVHAAGVNFPDGLMVQGKYQVKPELPFVAGGECAGIIREVGESVKGFKAGDRVIAMPGLAAFAELVNVDHKLLMPMPEQLDFPQAAGFCITYATSYYAFKQRAQLKQGETLVVLGAAGGVGVTAIQLGKLMGARVIACASSAEKLAFCRDVGADEVINYSDENLKDRIRELTDGKGADVIYDPVGGAFTEEAYRSIAWGGRYLVIGFAAGDIPKLPLNLPLLKAGDILGIYWGGWAARDPKGNMQNFAELLGFVAEGRLQPMTTEVYALSEFSRAFSAIGERKARGKVVLTMDHA